A window of Bradyrhizobium diazoefficiens genomic DNA:
AAGGTATTTGCGATGGCGGGCTGGAACGTCGTGACGCTCGACAATCTGTCCCGGGGTTGGCGCGATGCGGTGCGCTGGGGACCGTTGGTCGAGTGCGATATTCGCAATTCAGCCGGCGTGCGCGCCGTGCTGGAAACACACAAGCCAGACCTCGTCGCGCACTTTGCGGCGCTCGCCTATGTCGGCGAATCCGTCGCAGATCCGGCCATCTATTACGACAATAATACGAGAGGAACGCTTGCCCTCCTGGAGGCGATGCGGGCGGCCGGCTGTCGGCGCATCCTCTTTTCCAGCACGTGTGCCAGTTACGGAGTACCCCGGCACACCCCGATAGACGAAACACATCCACAGGCACCGATCAATCCGTATGGTTGGTCCAAGATGATCATCGAGCGTATGCTGGAGGACTTCGGTCGCGCGTACGAGCTGTCGTCGGTTTCGCTGCGCTATTTCAACGCGGCCGGCTGTGATCCCGACGGCGAGATCGGCGAGCGTCACGAACCGGAGACGCATGCCATTCCGTTGGCGATCGAAGCGCTGCGACGGCCCGATCGGCCTTTCACCATTCTGGGAACGGACTTTCCGACGCCGGATGGCAGTGCAGTCAGGGACTATATCCACGTCAATGACCTCGCGCAGGCGCACCTGCTCGCAGGTGATATGCTGTTGGCTCGAAGCGGTGCTCATGTCTTCAATCTCGGTACGGGGGTGGGCACGAGTGTGCTCGAATTATTGGAAGCCGTGAAGCGTGTCTCCGGAAACGCCCCGGTCGTCCGCCGCGGCCCACGCCGTTCTGGCGACCCGCCCACGCTCGTCGCCTCCTTTTCTAAAGCCGAGCGGGAGCTCGGCTGGAGGCCGCGGCAATCAAGCATCGACTTCATTATCGAGACTGCACTCAGGTGGAGCGACGGCAACCGGCCGGCATAGTGTCGCATGAAGATGATCGATATCCCGTTCACAGGAATTGGACTGGGAAGAGGGGTGGCGCATGTCTCCGTGACGTCGGCTTCCGAAGTTGCGGAAACGCCGTTGAGCGAGGGCATGACGGTGTTCTGGCGCGCCGGCCAACCGATCGGCCATGTGCTGATGCATGAAGGCCAGATCACCGACGCCAGGATCGATCATATCGACGCCACCTTTCTGTCAGCCGTCGATTCCAAGATGCGAACCCCGACGAAAGCGAGGCTCTCGGCGAGCGTGGTGATCTGCACGCGCGACCGTCCGGACGAGCTGAGAAAATGCTTGTCGTCGTTGCCGCGGCAGACCCACCCTCCACGAGAAATCATTGTGGTGGACAACGCATCGCGCGATCGGCGGACGCGGGATGTCGCTTTGGCCGCGGCAGCGACCTATATTCGCGAAGATCGACCGGGTCTGGACATTGCGCGCAATGCCGGCGCGCTCCAAGCGACCGGAGATATTGTCGCCTATACGGACGACGATGTGCTGCTTCACCCGTGCTGGCTGGAGCAACTGACATGTGCGTTTGACTCTCCCCAGATCGGTGCGGTGACTGGGCTCGTGCTTCCCGCCGAGCTCGCGACCGAGGCGCAACGGCATTTCGAGACCTATTGGGGATTTGGCAAAGGCTATCGCGAGCAGGATTACGATAGCGCGATCTTCCGATCGCATCGCGGTCAGGTCCTTCCCACGTGGGATATCGGCGCCGGAGCGAGCATGGCGTTCCGGCGCGAGGTGTTTCAGGCCGTCGGACTTTTTGATGAGCGCCTGGACGTCGGTCAAGCCGGCTGCTCGGGCGACTCGGAGTACTGGTATCGATTGCTTGCGGCCGGCTATACGTGTCGTTACACCCCGGCGTCAGTCGCATTCCACTTTCACCGCAGGACGATGGATGGCCTGGCCAGCCAGATCTATCACTACATGCGCGGTCATGCGGCCGCACTCCTGGTGCAGTATGAGCGAACCGGAATCCGAGCGAACCGACGATTGGCCTACTATCACAAGCCGCGTTGGTATCTCCATCGGCTGCTCCGGAAAGCGGTGGACGGAGAGAGCATTCGCGACCGCTTCCTGAAGGAAGAACTGACGGGGTATCTCGCGGGACTGCTATTCTATCATCGGCGAAGGCTGCAAAGATGACGGCCTACCCGCGTACGTCGATCGTGATCGCCGCTCGTGATGCCGAGGACACGATCGCGGAAACGCTCGGCAGCCTGCTCGCGCAAGGCGTCTGCGCCTGGGAGGCTCTGGTCGTGGACGACGGCTCGAGCGATGCAACGGCCGCGATCGTTGCTGAACATGCAGCGCGCGATTCCCGCTTTCGGCTTCTGACCTGCGGCGGAGAGGGCGCTTCCAGTGCTCGCAACAAGGGGATCTCAAACGCAGCCGGCGACCGAATACTCTTCCTGGACAGTGACGATTGGATCGATCGATCGTTCCTCGCACGGATGAATGCTGCGCTGGATCTCGACCCGTCAGCTGTGGCCGCCTATTGCAACGGTTGCCGGGTCATGCCTGATGGTGGCGTGACTCCGGTTCGGAGTGACCCATCCATCCAAGACAACGCATTTGAGCGTTTTGCCCGCAGGTGCGCCACGTTCATCCATGGCGTGCTTGTCCTAAAGAGCGCGGTCGCAAAAGTCGGTGGCTTTGAGACCAGCCTCCGCACGTGCGAGGATTGGGACCTATGGCAACGGATC
This region includes:
- the galE gene encoding UDP-glucose 4-epimerase GalE, translated to MKKTVLVTGGAGYVGSHCCKVFAMAGWNVVTLDNLSRGWRDAVRWGPLVECDIRNSAGVRAVLETHKPDLVAHFAALAYVGESVADPAIYYDNNTRGTLALLEAMRAAGCRRILFSSTCASYGVPRHTPIDETHPQAPINPYGWSKMIIERMLEDFGRAYELSSVSLRYFNAAGCDPDGEIGERHEPETHAIPLAIEALRRPDRPFTILGTDFPTPDGSAVRDYIHVNDLAQAHLLAGDMLLARSGAHVFNLGTGVGTSVLELLEAVKRVSGNAPVVRRGPRRSGDPPTLVASFSKAERELGWRPRQSSIDFIIETALRWSDGNRPA
- a CDS encoding glycosyltransferase — its product is MKMIDIPFTGIGLGRGVAHVSVTSASEVAETPLSEGMTVFWRAGQPIGHVLMHEGQITDARIDHIDATFLSAVDSKMRTPTKARLSASVVICTRDRPDELRKCLSSLPRQTHPPREIIVVDNASRDRRTRDVALAAAATYIREDRPGLDIARNAGALQATGDIVAYTDDDVLLHPCWLEQLTCAFDSPQIGAVTGLVLPAELATEAQRHFETYWGFGKGYREQDYDSAIFRSHRGQVLPTWDIGAGASMAFRREVFQAVGLFDERLDVGQAGCSGDSEYWYRLLAAGYTCRYTPASVAFHFHRRTMDGLASQIYHYMRGHAAALLVQYERTGIRANRRLAYYHKPRWYLHRLLRKAVDGESIRDRFLKEELTGYLAGLLFYHRRRLQR